The genomic window CCAACGCGGCTCAACAACTCGCGAACGAGCTGGGACGCCCGGTGGTCGCCATGAGCCACGTCGTGGCAGGCATGCCAGGTGGAGGCTACGCGCCGGCTGGAATCCAAACGACTGTTCCGACGGGCCTTGCGGCGATTCCCCAGGTCGACGGCATCCCATACACGAGCGGCGCCGTCCAAGGTCGGTGGCGAACGTTCGTACCGAACCCCGTTGATCTTGTGCTGCCCCTTGGCGGACCGTGAGCCTCCGCGTGCACTCCCCTCGTCGCTCTCGCGTACCATTCGGGCCCCAATGCCCCTCTCCCCTCCCCTCGGCGAGCCCCCGGAGCGCGTGCGCGAGCTCCTCGCTCCGCTTCGTCACGAATTCTCCGTGGCATTGCATACTGCAGGCAACGCCTTCGCCGTCGGCGCCGTCATTCGCGTGGCGCACAACTTTCTCGCGCGGGAAGTCCTGCTCCTCGGCGACGAGCCCTTCTACGAGAAGGCCTCCATGGGCATGGAGAAGTACGAGACGATCCACACGCTCACCGACGAAGCCGCGCTCCGCGCACACGTGGCCGGTCGGCCCGTGTGGGCCATCGAGAAGGACTTCGCGCGGCGAAGCCTCTACGACGTCACCGAGTTTCCGAAGGACGTCGTCTTCCTCTTCGGCAGCGAACGCTTCGGCCTCACGCGCGAGACCTGCGACGCGTGCGACGACGTCATCGGCATTCCCATCTACGGCGTAAACCAGTCGCTACCGCTCGCCGTGGCCTCGGGCATCGTCATGAACGCGTGGGCCGAGCGCCACGCCCGCGCGGCACGGCCGCGCTAAGTGCGTCCGCGCCTCGACCGGCCCAGTGGTGCGCTGCTAGGCTTTCCCGATGGGTGAGGCCGCTCGGAAGACCGCAACCTACGAGGATCTCCTCTCGATCCCTCCGCATCATGTGGGGGAGATCTTGCTGGGCACCTTGTGGTCACACCCGCGTCCGCGCTCGATTCACGCGAGCGCGACGGGCGCGCTCCACGCCGAGCTGGCCCCACGGTTTCGCTTCGGTCGTGGCGGTCCCGGCGGGTGGATGATTCTCGAGGCGCCTGAGCTTCATCTCGCCGCCGACGTCTTGGTCCCGGATCTTGCCGCTTGGCGACGCACGCGCATGCCCGAGATGCCCGACACTCCCCACTTCGAGCTCGCCCCCGATTGGGTGTGCGAGGTGCTTTCGCCGAGCACGGCCAAGGTCGACCGCACCGACAAGATGACCATCGACGCGCGAGAAGGCGTGACGCACGTTTGGCATGTCGATCCCGCCGCACTGACGCTGGAGATCTTCCGCCTCGAGGGTCCGCACTACGTGCGGCTCGGTGCGTACCGAGACGCAGCTCGCGTACAGGCCGAGCCCTTCGACACCTTTGAACTCGAGCTCGAGTTTCTCTGGGCGCGTTAGGTCGTGCGTGCTCGCGCCTTCTCGCTGATGTCATTCGCTCTCGCCGCGGCGACGCTCACCTGCGTCGAGACGCGCCCCTTGCCTCCTTGCGATCCATCGTCGGCGCTCACGGTCCCGCCGCGCGATCCCTCCGCGGCCGTCGTCGTCGCCGCCGGTGACATCGCCGATTGCCCCGCGGGCCACCAAGACGAGACCGCCGCGCTCGTGGAGCGCATCGCGCCGGACGCTGTGCTCACGCTCGGCGACACTGTGTATCCAAACGGCTCGCTCGACGACTTCCTCGATTGCTACGGCCCGTCGTGGGGCCGCTTTCGGTCGATCACGCGCCCCGCCGTCGGCAACCACGACTACCACGCGGCGCACGCGGGGCCGTTCTACGCCTACTTCTGCGGCGCGGCGGGGCCACCCTTTCGCGGCTACACGAGCTTCGACATCGGCACCTGGCACGTCGTCGTCTTGAACAGCAACTGCGGGCCCGACATCGATCTGCCCGAAGGCACGAGCGACGAGTTCGGAGGCTGCGGCGCTGACTCGCCCCAAGCGAAGTGGCTTCGTGACGATCTGCGCGCCCACCCGAATCGCTGCACGTTGGCGATGATGCATCACCCGCGCTTCACCTCGAGTCGCTACGGCAACCACCCTTTCGTGCAGGACCTTTGGTCGGTCCTCTACGAAGGCGGCGTCGACGTGGCGCTGGGCGGTCACGCGCACCTCTACGAGCGACTCGCGCCCATGACGCCCGACGGCACCATCGACGACGCGCGCGGCGTTCGCTCCTTCGTTGTTGGAACCGGAGGACGGTACCTCGTCCCCTTTGGCAACACGGTGGCGGGGAGCGAGCGACGCGACAACGAGAGCTTTGGCGTCCTGCGGCTCGTGCTTCGGCCTGACGCCGCGGACTACTCCTTCGTGGCTGTCGAGGGTCGCGTCATCGACGAAGGGAGCTTCGCTTGTCACTGAAGGGGCGACTCACCCTGGTCGGCACGCTTGCGGTCTTGCTCGCGACGCCTCGCGCGGCGCTCGCGGACGAGATCGCGCCGCAGGCGAGGCGCGTCGCCTTCACGTTCGATTCGCGCATCGGATACGGCGCCACCTTCACAACAGGCCAACCGTTCCTCGGCGCCGGCACCGGCCTAGCCGTTGGTATGACGCTGCCGTCGCGGTTTCACTTCGAGCTCGGCGCGCTCGCTCACCTCGGCAGCGCGAAGGCAGCGGTGGGCCCCGGCGCCACGTTCCACGCGCGGTATGCGTCGTTCTTGGGTCTCGCGGGCGCCGGCTACGACTGGTCACTCGCGCGCGCGCTTGTCCTCCGTCCGTCGCTCGTGGCGGGAGGGATTCTGATCGCGGGCAGCACCCAAGTCGGCACCGAGAGAGAGCGCGACGTACGCCCGCTCTTTCTTGTGGGCCCCTCCTTGGCGTGCCTCGTTCGCTTCGGTCGCTTTCACGCTGGCGCCGACGCGACCGCGTTCTTCGTCCCCGCACGCGTCGCCGCGCCCGTGGCAACGACATACGCGCTCTTCGGTTTCGAGCAATGACGATGGCAACGCGCACCTGCCCGGCCGCAACGTGAGGGCGTTTTCGGGAGCGAGGGTACAGTGACAGCATAGTATTGCAGTGGCAGCCGTCGTACCCTGCCAGTTCAAGTTGAACCGGCCAGGAGAGTTCGTCATGCGATGGTCCCGATTGCCCTTGTGCGTTGCAGTGCTCACCGCCGCCGCCGCTGCGAGCGCCTTGCCGGGCT from Myxococcales bacterium includes these protein-coding regions:
- a CDS encoding TrmH family RNA methyltransferase; translated protein: MPLSPPLGEPPERVRELLAPLRHEFSVALHTAGNAFAVGAVIRVAHNFLAREVLLLGDEPFYEKASMGMEKYETIHTLTDEAALRAHVAGRPVWAIEKDFARRSLYDVTEFPKDVVFLFGSERFGLTRETCDACDDVIGIPIYGVNQSLPLAVASGIVMNAWAERHARAARPR
- a CDS encoding metallophosphoesterase translates to MSFALAAATLTCVETRPLPPCDPSSALTVPPRDPSAAVVVAAGDIADCPAGHQDETAALVERIAPDAVLTLGDTVYPNGSLDDFLDCYGPSWGRFRSITRPAVGNHDYHAAHAGPFYAYFCGAAGPPFRGYTSFDIGTWHVVVLNSNCGPDIDLPEGTSDEFGGCGADSPQAKWLRDDLRAHPNRCTLAMMHHPRFTSSRYGNHPFVQDLWSVLYEGGVDVALGGHAHLYERLAPMTPDGTIDDARGVRSFVVGTGGRYLVPFGNTVAGSERRDNESFGVLRLVLRPDAADYSFVAVEGRVIDEGSFACH
- a CDS encoding Uma2 family endonuclease, giving the protein MGEAARKTATYEDLLSIPPHHVGEILLGTLWSHPRPRSIHASATGALHAELAPRFRFGRGGPGGWMILEAPELHLAADVLVPDLAAWRRTRMPEMPDTPHFELAPDWVCEVLSPSTAKVDRTDKMTIDAREGVTHVWHVDPAALTLEIFRLEGPHYVRLGAYRDAARVQAEPFDTFELELEFLWAR